A window of Oscillatoria nigro-viridis PCC 7112 contains these coding sequences:
- a CDS encoding C39 family peptidase, with protein sequence MKLQDILGKDKRYDVKAIAADRELTRQIQIRLIDLGLLDPPADGIFGPVSTAALNRFHKLIQCTDEPGFIGAKTAGKLIEAKRSDLKFPPPVLKIVKDTFLLARPIDVFDLSDAEKQKVEAGKVFELVSYEVVRDRIRVAFRKDSFKNSKIWYVYRPHVQILEEGKVIYPKLKPKSFQLANFPYKPQLDNYYNPTGACNVTSMAMCLQFLGKPRRNNIGQFEDELYEYALNKGYNRWNPYDLVKIVIDYGAKDTFKENATFEEVKDWLVDGNPTVIHGYFTSFGHIMPVVGYDETGFFVHDPYGEWFTNGYNNNANGAYLHYSYDLIRRVCMADGNFWVHFISK encoded by the coding sequence ATGAAACTGCAAGACATTCTGGGAAAAGATAAAAGATATGACGTGAAGGCGATCGCTGCCGATCGAGAGCTAACTCGCCAAATTCAAATTCGCCTCATCGACTTAGGTTTGCTAGACCCTCCAGCCGACGGCATCTTTGGCCCAGTCTCTACTGCGGCTCTGAATCGATTTCACAAGCTGATCCAGTGTACTGACGAACCAGGATTTATCGGAGCAAAAACAGCCGGGAAACTTATTGAAGCCAAGCGATCTGATCTCAAATTTCCACCTCCTGTCCTCAAGATAGTTAAGGACACATTTCTCCTGGCTAGACCTATCGATGTGTTTGATTTATCTGATGCAGAGAAACAAAAAGTAGAAGCGGGGAAAGTATTTGAGCTTGTCTCTTATGAAGTAGTTCGCGATCGCATCCGAGTAGCTTTCCGAAAAGATTCCTTTAAAAATTCTAAAATCTGGTATGTCTATAGGCCCCACGTCCAAATTTTAGAAGAAGGAAAGGTAATTTATCCAAAACTTAAGCCTAAGAGCTTTCAACTGGCTAATTTTCCTTACAAACCCCAACTCGATAATTACTATAACCCGACTGGTGCTTGCAATGTCACATCAATGGCAATGTGCTTGCAATTCCTCGGCAAACCTCGCCGAAACAATATCGGTCAATTTGAGGACGAACTTTATGAATACGCTCTCAACAAAGGTTACAATCGGTGGAACCCCTACGACTTGGTAAAAATTGTCATAGATTACGGTGCTAAAGACACCTTTAAAGAGAATGCGACATTTGAGGAAGTTAAAGATTGGTTAGTAGATGGAAACCCAACTGTTATACATGGATATTTTACATCTTTCGGTCATATTATGCCCGTAGTTGGATATGACGAAACTGGCTTTTTTGTTCACGATCCTTATGGAGAATGGTTTACTAACGGATATAACAACAACGCCAATGGAGCTTATCTTCATTATTCCTACGACTTAATTCGCCGCGTCTGTATGGCAGATGGGAATTTCTGGGTACATTTCATCTCTAAATAA